One region of Chlorobiota bacterium genomic DNA includes:
- a CDS encoding DUF3224 domain-containing protein has translation MTSQQSWPGETQVASTIQITDWQEEIYDGESDGVRLSRATVKQRYEGGIQGESTVEHLMIYHADGSADFVGQERIVGSVEGRLGSVILRHAGRYADGVANNRVEVVPGSGTGELKGLEGWFQYGAGHGRTMEITFNYRLGLSENNHAAAADQ, from the coding sequence ATGACATCACAGCAATCATGGCCAGGCGAAACGCAGGTCGCATCCACCATCCAGATTACGGATTGGCAGGAGGAAATCTACGATGGCGAAAGCGATGGAGTTCGGCTTTCGCGAGCAACGGTGAAGCAACGCTACGAGGGGGGGATTCAAGGGGAATCCACCGTCGAGCATCTGATGATCTATCACGCCGACGGCTCGGCCGATTTTGTTGGCCAGGAGCGAATTGTTGGCAGCGTTGAGGGGCGTTTGGGCAGCGTTATCCTGCGCCATGCCGGGCGTTACGCCGATGGGGTTGCCAACAACCGTGTGGAGGTTGTTCCCGGCTCGGGAACGGGGGAGCTTAAGGGGTTGGAAGGGTGGTTTCAGTACGGCGCAGGGCATGGGCGCACGATGGAGATCACGTTCAACTACCGTTTGGGTCTATCCGAAAACAATCACGCCGCCGCAGCCGACCAATGA
- a CDS encoding DinB family protein, translated as MFRNTNDFLNQWKYESEATLKVLNNLTDQSLDQQVYSEGRTLRDLAWHITLTLTELPGNAGLTIEGAQHGQPAPQSAQEISAAYQLAANSVAEQIGAHWSDEELLDKVQMYGEDWTKGYSLNALIAHQAHHRGQMTVLMRQAGLKVPGVYGPSKEEWEAMGMTALQ; from the coding sequence ATGTTTCGCAACACTAACGACTTTTTGAACCAGTGGAAGTACGAATCGGAAGCAACGCTGAAGGTGCTGAACAACCTTACCGACCAGTCGCTTGACCAGCAGGTCTATTCCGAAGGAAGAACGCTGCGCGACCTTGCGTGGCACATCACCCTAACGCTGACGGAGCTTCCTGGAAACGCAGGGCTAACGATTGAGGGGGCGCAGCATGGCCAGCCGGCCCCGCAAAGCGCGCAAGAAATTTCGGCAGCGTACCAGCTTGCCGCGAACTCCGTTGCCGAGCAGATTGGCGCGCACTGGTCCGATGAAGAACTGCTGGACAAAGTGCAGATGTACGGCGAAGATTGGACCAAAGGGTACTCGCTGAACGCGCTTATTGCCCACCAAGCCCACCACCGCGGCCAGATGACGGTGCTGATGCGCCAAGCCGGGCTGAAAGTCCCCGGGGTCTATGGCCCATCGAAGGAAGAATGGGAAGCGATGGGGATGACGGCATTGCAGTAG
- a CDS encoding VCBS repeat-containing protein, with the protein MNTKTTIVLLLLLATASTLLHAQAVDTIQPNPKAVLLKRIWMVRGTSSGGQRIGEGAAPLGQVVKDSLDDFAVFTSTTLQWNIYAGATPTPSTLPTQVFDSLSYVPAISGHFRQPEEILVGFTAFEQRLIKNVLYNLMRLRLHQKRGDSIEVTPLLTLDGHLLDSAHSLFPTSIQAADLNTDGYTDLLILFGSFLRQGVRSAIGEIWLYQGGPDFQVDSPTVILKDTEENNDLRIAIADFNADRYPDILLTAAYTPPYWTGQCKFFWGKPSLQQLSQHPDHAITLNDAAIGVGILPTIADLDGDSVADIAGSKLPFSPLFLSSSGKPISQRTFRLDDADQVLFTPKFSAIGQLGPLNDTATQRTMLPLFGPSPSGDAMMIAFSTKPTNATAQQRIDPTYDAYYSASLDGMVEGSVFGKGGPAGDVNGDGWSDYLTANPSWFGNDAGIAMILAGGPYIPRDDNTTSVRDIPADGRSQALSVWPNPVGDELNIAWRGDLPRMPQRFTIHDPLGRLVASGTIQPSIGAARWECGHVAAGQYLLTAYDRHGEVIATTTIIKQ; encoded by the coding sequence ATGAACACTAAAACCACCATCGTTCTTCTGCTCCTGCTTGCCACAGCAAGCACACTACTTCACGCCCAAGCCGTTGATACTATCCAACCCAACCCCAAGGCCGTTCTCCTTAAACGCATCTGGATGGTGCGAGGAACTTCCAGCGGTGGGCAACGCATCGGGGAAGGGGCGGCACCCTTAGGCCAGGTTGTCAAAGATTCCCTTGATGATTTTGCGGTCTTCACCAGCACTACCCTCCAGTGGAATATCTATGCCGGAGCAACTCCTACACCCTCAACATTACCAACTCAAGTCTTTGATTCACTTTCCTATGTTCCAGCTATTAGTGGACATTTTCGACAACCAGAAGAAATCCTTGTTGGGTTTACAGCATTTGAGCAGAGACTCATTAAAAATGTACTGTATAATCTGATGCGATTACGCTTACATCAAAAACGAGGTGATAGTATTGAGGTAACACCTCTACTGACCTTAGATGGTCATCTGCTTGATAGCGCACATAGCCTGTTCCCAACTTCAATCCAAGCTGCCGATCTGAACACAGATGGCTATACCGATCTGCTCATCCTGTTTGGCTCCTTCCTTCGTCAAGGAGTCCGTAGTGCCATCGGCGAAATCTGGCTCTATCAAGGTGGTCCCGACTTCCAAGTGGATTCCCCTACCGTCATCCTGAAAGACACTGAGGAAAATAACGATCTCAGAATCGCTATTGCCGACTTCAACGCCGATCGCTACCCCGATATCCTCCTCACCGCTGCCTATACCCCACCTTACTGGACTGGTCAATGCAAATTCTTCTGGGGAAAACCTTCACTCCAACAACTCTCCCAACATCCCGACCATGCTATCACTCTCAACGATGCTGCCATCGGCGTTGGTATCCTCCCCACTATCGCTGACCTTGATGGCGATTCCGTTGCCGATATCGCTGGCTCCAAACTCCCCTTCTCTCCTCTCTTCCTCTCTTCCTCCGGCAAACCCATCTCCCAAAGAACCTTCCGCCTTGATGACGCCGACCAAGTCCTCTTCACTCCGAAGTTCTCTGCCATTGGCCAACTTGGTCCTCTCAACGATACTGCTACCCAGCGAACCATGCTCCCCTTGTTCGGTCCCTCGCCGTCGGGTGATGCCATGATGATTGCCTTCTCGACTAAGCCAACAAACGCTACGGCTCAACAACGAATTGACCCCACCTATGATGCCTATTACTCAGCTAGCCTTGATGGCATGGTTGAGGGAAGTGTCTTCGGCAAGGGAGGGCCAGCGGGGGATGTGAACGGTGACGGATGGAGCGATTATCTGACGGCAAACCCCAGCTGGTTTGGCAACGATGCTGGCATTGCCATGATCCTTGCTGGTGGCCCCTACATCCCACGCGACGACAACACCACCAGCGTTCGCGATATCCCCGCCGATGGAAGGTCCCAAGCTCTATCGGTCTGGCCGAACCCTGTTGGCGATGAACTCAACATCGCGTGGCGTGGTGACTTGCCGAGGATGCCCCAGCGGTTCACCATCCATGACCCACTGGGAAGGCTTGTGGCCAGCGGAACCATCCAGCCCAGCATCGGGGCAGCACGTTGGGAGTGTGGCCATGTTGCCGCTGGCCAATACCTCCTGACGGCGTATGACCGACATGGAGAAGTGATTGCCACCACAACCATTATTAAACAATAG
- a CDS encoding T9SS type A sorting domain-containing protein yields MKEVYWNGRYYATYYKLQSVFDPCSPPSPLNPVSNLHIMFRRSIPVDSTGSILWEPIEDTVSKDGCDIRYFNMHPSITLRPGTEGAVTATITWTAHIKGDTLDTLHREVLTRSVRLDSTQNRTWGMIEHVAYYRRYAAANPTYTPPNTEWGTPVICRLDSGYMYAWSDIQHGIRARVRWHNPNNIWPITGPFSQISNIHKLPGILPGRFPSLPAFSHIASHDSSCGLLWLQPMRSHASVRVHYQRLIQTRAPWGPSVASGSGLYHLTGLNNEGPFHYPSIDQTQDVFHRIQDVAVWEEIAPGTRNLRIRSLYTDTAKRTWQWGELIYKSRKDSGFLYPSIGSLNDLTGVPYHDSLKAFFGIAFKTGGVMRQATYRYTESLRNNTANFYTYGGLHASSSASPVRQVNRYAVMYEASSVLQSSLRTTRQFFARQRPTDYMAQGRELAFALEDSGECGVRIEMFNPWYSNDSIAGPLSMVFRDSTDLLVDSLPHAHSLFRTANFQSHDSTQIGLEVLGRFIGSDTNGREVRVVVELMDSATSTVVSRLDSFALSSTATLHEIALEPVLDLLSGTYYLRMRFDTVNAEIPQAAGESRYNVAEMIGEIGDDGTLAKRLRREGDATTAEARISAQPNPFTATTEVRFSIPVSGTAAVRVFDPLGRPVAEVVPEQWMEVGRYAVEFDGSGLQPGTYLIELMLDQRRVVQKLVLVR; encoded by the coding sequence TTGAAAGAGGTCTATTGGAATGGGCGTTACTATGCCACCTACTATAAACTTCAATCGGTATTTGACCCTTGTTCTCCTCCCAGTCCACTGAACCCTGTCTCGAATTTGCACATCATGTTTCGTCGCTCTATTCCGGTTGATTCTACTGGCTCAATCCTATGGGAGCCGATTGAAGACACCGTTTCCAAGGATGGATGTGATATTCGCTATTTCAATATGCACCCATCTATCACCCTACGCCCGGGGACAGAGGGAGCAGTGACCGCCACGATAACATGGACAGCACATATCAAGGGGGACACCTTGGATACGTTGCATCGTGAAGTGCTGACACGAAGCGTTCGTTTAGACAGCACGCAGAACCGGACGTGGGGAATGATTGAGCATGTGGCATACTATCGTCGCTATGCTGCGGCAAACCCAACCTATACTCCACCAAACACCGAATGGGGTACCCCAGTCATCTGCCGATTGGATTCCGGATACATGTACGCCTGGAGCGATATTCAGCATGGTATTCGTGCACGTGTTCGCTGGCATAATCCTAACAACATTTGGCCAATCACCGGTCCGTTTTCGCAGATCTCTAATATCCACAAACTCCCAGGCATCTTACCGGGACGATTCCCTTCTCTACCGGCCTTTAGCCATATTGCAAGCCATGATTCCAGCTGCGGGTTATTGTGGTTGCAACCGATGCGTTCCCATGCAAGTGTACGGGTTCATTATCAACGATTGATTCAAACAAGAGCACCGTGGGGGCCAAGTGTAGCATCGGGTTCGGGCCTGTATCATTTAACGGGGCTCAATAATGAAGGTCCTTTCCACTATCCATCCATAGATCAAACGCAAGATGTGTTTCATCGCATTCAGGATGTTGCTGTGTGGGAAGAAATTGCTCCTGGAACTCGCAACCTCCGTATCCGGAGTCTTTATACCGACACGGCTAAACGAACATGGCAATGGGGCGAGCTGATATATAAATCTCGTAAGGACTCCGGATTCCTTTATCCCAGCATCGGCTCTCTCAATGATCTTACTGGCGTTCCATACCATGATAGCTTGAAAGCCTTTTTTGGTATCGCTTTTAAAACGGGAGGGGTCATGCGCCAAGCAACCTATCGGTACACAGAATCTCTGCGTAACAATACTGCCAACTTCTATACATATGGCGGACTACATGCTTCCAGTTCTGCATCGCCAGTCCGGCAAGTAAACCGATATGCCGTCATGTATGAAGCGAGTAGTGTCCTCCAATCCTCATTGCGAACTACGCGGCAATTTTTTGCTCGCCAACGCCCAACGGATTACATGGCACAAGGCCGCGAACTTGCTTTTGCATTGGAAGATTCTGGAGAGTGTGGCGTAAGGATTGAGATGTTCAATCCGTGGTATTCCAACGATAGCATCGCCGGGCCATTATCCATGGTGTTTCGTGATAGCACGGACCTCTTAGTTGATAGCCTACCACACGCCCATAGCTTGTTCCGCACTGCAAATTTTCAAAGCCATGATAGCACCCAGATTGGCCTTGAAGTTTTAGGGCGATTTATCGGTAGCGATACGAATGGACGAGAAGTTCGCGTTGTGGTGGAGTTAATGGATTCGGCCACAAGCACAGTGGTATCAAGGCTAGATAGCTTTGCGCTTTCTTCAACAGCCACGCTTCATGAAATAGCACTTGAGCCAGTGCTTGATTTGCTGTCAGGAACGTATTACCTGCGGATGAGGTTCGATACCGTCAATGCGGAGATACCACAGGCAGCAGGGGAATCACGGTATAACGTAGCAGAAATGATAGGTGAAATAGGAGATGATGGCACATTAGCTAAGCGTCTCCGTCGTGAGGGGGATGCGACCACTGCCGAAGCACGCATCTCCGCGCAGCCAAACCCATTCACAGCGACGACGGAAGTGCGGTTCAGCATTCCGGTTTCTGGCACCGCAGCGGTGCGGGTGTTCGACCCGTTGGGTCGTCCGGTAGCGGAAGTGGTTCCGGAGCAATGGATGGAGGTAGGCCGCTACGCGGTGGAGTTCGATGGAAGCGGTTTGCAGCCAGGGACCTATCTGATAGAGTTGATGCTTGACCAACGCCGCGTGGTCCAGAAATTGGTGCTGGTGCGGTAA
- a CDS encoding DNA-3-methyladenine glycosylase I, which produces MTYCTYVRTVPAADPLHVRYHDHQYGFPLRSDSELFERLILEINQAGLSWLTILKKQESFRHAYDGFDLDRVAAYDDRDRERLLADPGIIRNRLKVNAAIENARRLVRIRQEFGSFAAWLDHHHPLSREGWTGLFKKTFLFTGGEIVNEFLMSTGYLPGTHDPDCPVYAKIQQLGPAWMRKK; this is translated from the coding sequence ATGACCTATTGCACCTACGTCCGCACCGTTCCCGCAGCCGACCCGCTGCACGTTCGGTATCACGACCACCAGTATGGATTCCCGCTGCGGAGCGATTCGGAGCTGTTCGAGCGGTTGATTCTGGAGATCAACCAAGCAGGCTTAAGCTGGCTGACAATCTTGAAAAAGCAGGAGAGCTTCCGCCACGCCTACGACGGATTCGACCTGGACCGCGTTGCCGCCTACGATGACCGCGACCGCGAGCGATTGCTTGCCGACCCGGGCATCATCCGCAACCGCTTGAAGGTGAACGCCGCCATTGAAAACGCACGGCGGCTGGTCCGCATTCGCCAGGAGTTCGGGTCCTTTGCCGCGTGGCTGGACCACCACCACCCCCTAAGCCGCGAAGGCTGGACAGGGCTGTTCAAAAAGACGTTCCTGTTCACCGGTGGTGAGATCGTCAACGAGTTTCTGATGAGCACCGGCTACCTTCCCGGAACGCATGATCCCGACTGCCCGGTCTATGCCAAAATCCAACAGCTTGGCCCGGCTTGGATGCGAAAAAAATAA
- a CDS encoding transposase family protein: MRYAEICDRSPEQFRRLTGVLPTTFEAMLKVIGAARREFGRPPKLVLADQLLLTLLYWREYRAQYHLAADFGISEPTCSRIIRRVEDELTQSNEFQLPQRPQPRAGETEFAVIVIDATESPIERPKKSKGSTTAGSVDATRSRRR, encoded by the coding sequence ATGCGCTACGCAGAGATTTGTGATCGTTCACCGGAACAATTTCGACGCTTAACGGGTGTGTTGCCGACGACCTTCGAGGCAATGCTCAAGGTCATTGGTGCAGCACGGCGAGAGTTTGGTCGCCCACCGAAACTGGTGTTGGCCGATCAGCTGTTGTTGACGCTGCTGTATTGGCGTGAGTATCGAGCGCAATATCACCTTGCAGCGGATTTTGGGATCAGCGAACCGACCTGTAGCCGGATCATTCGGCGAGTGGAGGATGAACTCACCCAGAGCAACGAGTTTCAATTGCCGCAGCGTCCGCAGCCGCGAGCCGGGGAGACAGAGTTTGCTGTGATCGTGATCGATGCGACAGAAAGCCCGATTGAACGGCCCAAAAAAAGCAAAGGGAGTACTACAGCGGGAAGCGTGGATGCCACACGATCAAGACGCAGGTAG
- a CDS encoding choice-of-anchor D domain-containing protein — translation MGTEALPAGVGTADLRKFSITPDGTIYLVGTSSTILTHRGAANATFNRDTVYFDTLCPGQQKTISIRIGNTGTGTLKIDSATMLLAQQNWLLFGYKRNGDKVQPGETDSVMAIVTAAPQTPPGRYEAYLRIYTNDEDRTGADTVKEIPLIVFVPEKTLANTAAATLVDVGTVRLGQSSNTTLDTLLKNLSPCELNVDSVRFARGDDFGVATPSGGEVVAGWARLSVGIRFAPQAPCRRHDTLLVYHNGVGSPTRVPVTGNATEVAFHSTPPDTLDFGTVEILTSASASAAIGNRKANTCLDTLRVSSFSKAGPNAAEFTTPFGIGPTPLLLRPDSDTSITFTATPTAAGRRVAYAMFTHDGAIAPDTVVLVVRGALPQLGTASDEIVFPLTPLNTPHDTAAPDFLRNLSSNVVTVTKATITGANPGAFSYTDAATFTIASKANRALAVRFQPTGPLPPNGRYEALLTLETNVAIPMEIRLVGTSGSEMIGVAGTEVQFAATPANSCRDTLLQRFIRNAGTLPLRIYRLTIAPDPAGVAADVAAFTVVAPIIPAQGLVVPPGDSIAVTLRFCPNRIGDLSARLEIESGAEPPAGFVTLRGTGIPNQLTDVDSIEFPPTRVGRTSQRSISRFIVNRAAVPVRVDSISIAGTDAAGFVAIGPAPPFLVAAGGDTSITVRFQPTHRGRHDALLNLFTSVGPVSVRIGGRGVYPLLEIVAADPAPVRQRIGRQRRLGYAVRNVGDDTSTISRVAIATSASYGNPLLPAVPAIIPPGDSIQFSIDFAPTTLCEQSTTIQLNGEGIQSYYTLADTALPITALGVAPVVVHHADTIHFGAVAVGGFRDSAMAALMLNGDTLSVRAICLDATVLDSAIIAGSDAAAFTVTLPAPQQLPQTMPAGSALPGAIRFAPLGEGAIRADLYLYFDGNRDSVRQIVLLATGEQGLKANLGRGAIIKPRQTIAVPIIIEGDVSALGVDTMELAISYRNSILDARAVTATAAGLTATGAMGHSGRTGTVAITLAGLRGFGGGEAAVVEFGVLLGDSVSTVVRYDSIMVPRRPGLRVVATPTTLTYADECGIRSSLVGNGGLLKVVEGPNPSDQNFTIEYQIPADGHATLAIYNAAGSHVARLAEGTFTSGTYRATFPTASHAAGLYYCVLQLAERSETVGLVVR, via the coding sequence GTGGGGACCGAGGCACTTCCGGCGGGGGTTGGGACGGCGGACCTTCGGAAGTTCAGCATCACCCCCGACGGCACGATTTATCTGGTGGGAACAAGCAGCACAATCCTTACCCATCGCGGGGCCGCAAACGCCACCTTCAACCGCGACACCGTGTACTTCGACACCCTGTGCCCGGGCCAACAGAAAACCATCTCCATCAGGATTGGAAACACCGGGACCGGCACGCTGAAAATTGATTCGGCAACGATGCTGCTGGCTCAGCAAAACTGGCTGCTGTTCGGCTACAAACGGAACGGCGATAAGGTCCAGCCTGGGGAAACTGACTCGGTGATGGCAATCGTCACCGCCGCACCGCAAACGCCCCCGGGACGCTACGAAGCCTACCTCCGCATCTACACCAACGATGAGGACCGCACCGGGGCCGACACCGTGAAAGAAATCCCGCTGATCGTCTTCGTTCCGGAAAAAACGTTGGCCAACACCGCCGCCGCAACGCTGGTGGATGTTGGAACCGTGCGGCTTGGCCAATCCAGCAACACCACGCTGGACACACTGCTGAAAAACCTCTCACCTTGCGAACTCAACGTTGATTCAGTCCGGTTTGCTCGGGGGGATGATTTCGGGGTTGCAACGCCATCCGGCGGGGAAGTTGTTGCGGGATGGGCGCGGCTTTCGGTTGGGATTCGGTTCGCGCCGCAAGCCCCCTGCCGCCGCCACGATACATTGCTGGTGTATCACAACGGGGTTGGGTCCCCAACGCGGGTTCCGGTTACGGGGAACGCCACCGAGGTTGCCTTCCACTCCACCCCGCCCGACACGCTCGACTTCGGCACCGTGGAAATTCTTACCTCCGCTTCCGCTTCGGCGGCCATTGGCAATCGCAAGGCCAACACCTGCCTTGACACACTGCGGGTAAGCAGCTTCAGCAAAGCGGGGCCGAACGCGGCGGAGTTCACCACTCCGTTTGGTATCGGTCCCACGCCGTTGCTTCTGCGGCCCGATTCCGACACCTCCATCACCTTCACCGCAACGCCAACCGCAGCGGGAAGGCGTGTTGCCTACGCCATGTTTACTCACGACGGGGCAATCGCACCCGACACCGTGGTCCTTGTTGTTCGCGGGGCGTTGCCGCAGTTGGGGACGGCAAGCGATGAGATCGTTTTCCCGCTAACTCCATTGAACACCCCGCACGACACCGCCGCCCCCGACTTCCTTCGCAACCTGAGCAGCAACGTGGTGACGGTCACCAAAGCAACCATCACCGGGGCCAACCCGGGGGCGTTCAGTTACACCGACGCGGCAACGTTCACCATTGCCAGCAAGGCCAACCGCGCGCTGGCGGTGCGATTCCAACCAACCGGCCCGCTTCCGCCAAACGGACGCTACGAGGCGTTGCTGACGCTGGAAACAAACGTCGCAATCCCCATGGAAATTCGGCTGGTGGGGACTTCGGGAAGTGAGATGATTGGCGTGGCGGGGACCGAGGTTCAGTTTGCCGCAACCCCGGCCAACAGCTGCCGCGACACACTGCTGCAACGGTTCATCCGGAACGCCGGGACGCTTCCGCTTCGGATCTATCGCCTCACCATCGCCCCCGATCCCGCTGGCGTGGCGGCGGACGTTGCGGCGTTTACGGTGGTTGCCCCAATCATCCCGGCGCAAGGGTTGGTGGTCCCGCCCGGGGACTCCATCGCCGTGACGCTGCGGTTCTGCCCAAACCGGATTGGCGACCTTTCGGCACGGCTGGAAATTGAGTCCGGAGCCGAGCCACCGGCTGGGTTCGTGACGCTGCGCGGGACCGGAATCCCGAACCAGTTGACCGATGTTGACTCCATCGAATTCCCCCCCACCCGCGTTGGCCGAACCAGCCAGCGTTCCATCTCGCGGTTCATCGTCAACCGGGCTGCGGTGCCGGTCCGGGTTGACTCAATCAGCATTGCCGGGACCGATGCTGCGGGGTTTGTGGCAATCGGACCCGCGCCGCCGTTTTTGGTTGCGGCTGGGGGGGACACTTCCATCACGGTCCGCTTCCAACCAACGCACCGTGGCCGCCACGATGCTCTGCTGAACTTGTTCACCTCCGTCGGGCCGGTCAGCGTGCGGATTGGCGGGCGGGGGGTGTATCCATTGCTGGAAATTGTTGCGGCGGACCCCGCGCCCGTTCGCCAGCGGATTGGCCGCCAGCGCAGGCTTGGCTATGCGGTGCGGAACGTGGGGGACGACACCAGCACCATCAGCCGCGTGGCAATCGCAACGTCCGCCAGCTACGGCAATCCGTTGCTTCCCGCGGTGCCGGCAATCATTCCCCCGGGCGACTCCATCCAATTCAGCATTGATTTCGCCCCAACAACCCTTTGCGAGCAAAGCACCACAATCCAACTGAATGGCGAAGGAATCCAGAGCTACTACACCCTGGCCGACACGGCATTGCCGATCACGGCGCTGGGGGTTGCTCCGGTGGTGGTGCATCATGCCGACACCATCCATTTTGGCGCGGTGGCGGTTGGGGGATTTCGCGATTCGGCAATGGCCGCGCTGATGCTGAACGGCGACACCCTTTCGGTGCGCGCCATCTGCCTTGACGCGACCGTGCTCGATTCGGCAATCATTGCCGGAAGCGACGCGGCGGCGTTCACCGTGACGCTTCCCGCGCCGCAACAGCTTCCCCAAACCATGCCTGCCGGGTCCGCGCTGCCGGGGGCAATCCGTTTTGCACCGCTTGGCGAAGGGGCCATCCGTGCCGATCTCTATCTCTATTTCGACGGCAACCGTGACTCCGTTCGGCAGATTGTTCTGCTGGCCACCGGGGAGCAAGGGCTGAAAGCGAATTTGGGGCGGGGGGCGATTATCAAGCCGCGCCAAACGATTGCCGTGCCGATCATCATCGAAGGTGACGTTTCCGCGCTTGGCGTGGACACGATGGAGCTTGCCATTTCCTACCGCAACTCCATCCTGGACGCACGCGCCGTGACGGCAACAGCGGCGGGGCTAACCGCCACCGGGGCAATGGGCCACAGCGGCAGGACCGGAACGGTGGCGATAACGCTGGCGGGTTTGCGTGGGTTTGGCGGGGGGGAAGCGGCGGTGGTGGAGTTCGGGGTGCTGCTGGGGGATTCGGTCAGCACGGTGGTGCGGTACGATTCCATCATGGTTCCGCGCCGACCCGGGTTGCGGGTTGTGGCCACCCCCACCACGCTGACCTACGCCGATGAATGCGGAATCCGCAGCAGCCTTGTTGGGAATGGAGGATTGCTGAAAGTGGTGGAAGGTCCCAATCCATCGGACCAAAACTTCACGATTGAGTATCAGATTCCCGCCGATGGCCACGCGACGCTTGCCATTTACAACGCCGCCGGAAGCCACGTGGCGCGCCTTGCCGAAGGGACTTTTACCAGCGGAACGTACCGAGCAACGTTCCCCACGGCCAGCCATGCCGCCGGCCTTTACTACTGCGTGCTGCAACTGGCGGAGCGGAGCGAAACGGTTGGGTTAGTGGTGCGGTGA
- a CDS encoding VCBS repeat-containing protein, whose product MEYLPADIRAADLDNDGDDELIVAVRYMLIDSVISQTAVIWIFSGGPNFQVDSPTLVLKDIEESSDLNIAIADFNDDRYPDILLTAAYDPPRWIGQCKFFWGKPSLQQLSQHPDHAITLNDAAIGVGTLPAILDLDGDSIADIAGSKLPFSPLFLSSSGKPISQRTFRLDDADQLLFTPNFHPEFNLGPLNDSTHQHSMLPLFGPSPLGGAMMIAFGTSNGRVDPNYDAYYGSAADGMAPFSVFGKGGPAGDVNGDGWSDYLAASPSWSGNDAGIAMILAGGPYIPRDDNTTSVRDIPAEGRSQALSVWPNPVGDELNIAWRGDLPRMPQRFTIHDPLGRLVASGTVQPSIGAARWECGHVAAGQYLLTAYDRHGEVIATTTIIKQE is encoded by the coding sequence TTGGAATATCTTCCAGCCGACATCCGAGCTGCCGATCTTGACAACGATGGCGACGACGAACTCATCGTAGCCGTTCGCTATATGTTAATTGATTCCGTGATCTCTCAAACAGCAGTGATCTGGATTTTCTCAGGTGGTCCCAACTTCCAAGTGGATTCCCCCACCCTTGTCCTCAAAGACATCGAAGAAAGTAGCGACCTCAACATCGCTATTGCCGACTTCAACGACGATCGCTACCCCGATATCCTCCTCACTGCCGCTTATGACCCACCTCGCTGGATTGGTCAATGCAAATTCTTCTGGGGAAAACCCTCACTCCAACAACTCTCCCAACATCCCGACCATGCCATCACTCTTAACGATGCTGCCATCGGCGTTGGCACGCTCCCTGCTATCCTTGACCTTGATGGCGATTCCATTGCCGACATCGCTGGCTCCAAACTCCCCTTCTCCCCGCTCTTCCTCTCTTCCTCCGGCAAACCCATCTCCCAACGCACCTTTCGCCTTGATGATGCTGACCAACTCCTCTTCACTCCTAACTTCCATCCAGAGTTCAATCTCGGACCACTCAATGATTCCACCCACCAACATTCCATGCTCCCATTGTTCGGCCCATCTCCTCTAGGAGGGGCAATGATGATCGCTTTCGGAACATCCAACGGACGGGTTGATCCAAACTACGATGCCTACTATGGATCGGCTGCCGATGGCATGGCTCCCTTCAGTGTCTTCGGCAAGGGGGGGCCAGCGGGGGATGTGAACGGCGACGGATGGAGCGATTACCTTGCCGCAAGCCCCAGCTGGTCTGGCAACGATGCTGGCATTGCCATGATCCTTGCTGGCGGTCCTTACATCCCACGCGACGACAACACCACCAGCGTTCGCGATATCCCCGCCGAAGGAAGGTCCCAGGCTCTATCAGTCTGGCCGAACCCTGTTGGCGATGAACTCAACATCGCGTGGCGTGGTGACTTGCCGAGGATGCCCCAGCGGTTCACCATCCACGACCCACTGGGAAGGCTTGTTGCCAGCGGGACCGTCCAACCCAGCATCGGTGCAGCACGTTGGGAGTGCGGCCATGTTGCCGCAGGCCAATACCTCCTGACGGCGTATGACCGACATGGAGAAGTGATTGCTACCACAACCATTATCAAACAAGAATAA